One Lactobacillus crispatus DNA segment encodes these proteins:
- a CDS encoding class A sortase, with product MAKKKTNISRIILRVLGIILLIVGVALIFNKQISNQMIRHNQQSTLNGLNKSKVTENLRKKGMYDFSKVKSLGIAQATRSQVKKTSGAIGALAIPDVNMSLPIMLGMSDDAMSTGGGTMRADQVMGKGNYPLAGHYMTAKGILFSPLEDVKRGELIYLTNLNKVYVYRIYMKKIVDPTAVWLVDNTKKNIVTLITCADGGKNRWAIRGNLIKTEKATDNNLKIFKLK from the coding sequence ATGGCTAAAAAGAAAACAAATATTAGTAGAATTATACTACGAGTTTTGGGCATTATCCTTTTAATCGTTGGTGTGGCGCTAATCTTTAATAAACAAATTAGCAATCAAATGATTCGTCATAATCAGCAATCTACTCTCAATGGCTTGAATAAAAGTAAAGTTACGGAAAATCTACGTAAAAAAGGGATGTATGATTTTAGTAAAGTAAAATCATTGGGAATAGCGCAAGCAACAAGATCACAAGTTAAGAAAACTTCTGGTGCGATTGGTGCGTTAGCAATTCCTGATGTAAATATGTCCTTGCCAATTATGTTAGGCATGAGTGATGATGCCATGTCGACAGGCGGTGGTACGATGCGAGCTGATCAAGTGATGGGTAAGGGAAATTATCCTTTGGCGGGTCACTATATGACAGCAAAAGGTATCTTATTTTCACCATTAGAAGATGTCAAAAGGGGAGAGTTAATTTATCTAACTAATCTTAATAAAGTATATGTTTATCGAATTTATATGAAAAAGATTGTTGATCCTACAGCTGTTTGGCTAGTTGATAATACGAAGAAAAATATCGTAACTTTGATCACTTGTGCTGATGGGGGCAAGAATCGCTGGGCTATCCGTGGCAATTTAATTAAAACGGAAAAAGCTACCGATAATAATTTAAAGATTTTCAAGTTAAAATAA
- the recJ gene encoding single-stranded-DNA-specific exonuclease RecJ, translating into MKWQERTAQELAPDLVEKYQLSPIAATLFALRGINTDEKLDFWFNATEDNLADPALMHDMDKAIERINQAIDNGEKITIYGDYDADGITATTIMTETLSILGADVHYFIPDRFKDGYGPNLARYQDIVADGTKLIITVDNGVTGIEEVKYAQEHSVDVILTDHHTFQEEKPAAYATVHCNYPGQKYPFDDYCGAGVAYTICRGLMQDTMPELLDLAMIGTIGDMVKVTGEGHIIVKRGLEMLNQTERPGLRALIKNAGLTLGGINETDVGFNIAPRLNAVGRLDNANLAVELLLSDDDLEAQKIADRIEELNNQRKELTTQVYEKCMDLIQKNSWQKQNTLVLYDPEFHEGVLGLVANKIVEKTHKPTIVLTKNAAGEIKGSGRSFTGFNLFNALNPIKDQYLTKFGGHDFACGLSMEEEKIAPLRDQFENNFQVEGGLETKDYDMELPMKGLSPQTLAQINQVGPFGTGDPQPIFSISDPTITHFFKMGKDKNHVKFTVNKQGGNLAVVGFNKGFLNNNLLPFISKIFVQLSLNTYRKQISLQGIMTGLAFASPKLAVPMPVIDLRQEKYVMGFADRYLLFDQKNIPIVRNRLQIDEDKISLVKDYDQTGETIALLDVPRNQVELDEALEKNYQQIYLRFLLDQLPVEQIPAKSYFGNVLKYIYSHPTLTPADYRTVAPYLGLDYDSVLFILRVFFELGFVKLDEGKLVGAPAPKKQPLTASKYLMATSSQIKFVSQLRTMPSQRLITYINNLANN; encoded by the coding sequence ATGAAATGGCAAGAAAGAACAGCTCAAGAATTAGCACCAGACTTAGTTGAAAAGTATCAATTGAGTCCAATCGCAGCTACGTTATTTGCTTTACGCGGTATTAATACGGACGAAAAGCTCGATTTTTGGTTTAATGCTACAGAAGATAATTTAGCTGATCCAGCACTTATGCACGATATGGATAAAGCGATTGAGCGAATTAATCAAGCAATTGATAATGGTGAAAAAATTACTATTTATGGCGATTACGATGCCGATGGGATTACCGCAACAACCATTATGACAGAGACATTAAGTATTTTGGGTGCAGATGTTCATTATTTTATCCCTGATCGCTTTAAAGATGGTTATGGTCCTAATTTAGCTCGATACCAAGATATTGTAGCTGATGGAACTAAATTAATTATCACAGTTGATAATGGAGTTACTGGGATTGAAGAAGTTAAATATGCGCAGGAGCATAGCGTTGATGTGATTTTGACAGATCATCATACTTTTCAGGAAGAAAAACCAGCTGCTTATGCAACTGTCCATTGTAATTATCCTGGGCAAAAATATCCTTTTGATGACTATTGCGGTGCTGGAGTCGCTTATACAATTTGTCGTGGTTTAATGCAAGATACGATGCCCGAATTACTTGATTTAGCAATGATCGGTACGATCGGTGATATGGTTAAAGTCACGGGTGAGGGTCATATTATTGTTAAGCGTGGCCTGGAAATGCTTAATCAAACAGAGCGACCTGGTTTGCGTGCTTTAATTAAAAATGCTGGTCTAACTTTAGGTGGAATCAATGAGACTGATGTAGGATTCAATATTGCTCCACGTTTGAATGCTGTCGGCCGGTTAGATAATGCTAATTTGGCGGTTGAGCTTTTACTAAGTGATGATGACCTTGAAGCACAAAAAATTGCTGATAGGATTGAAGAACTTAATAATCAGCGTAAAGAGTTGACCACTCAAGTTTATGAAAAATGTATGGATTTGATTCAAAAAAATAGCTGGCAGAAGCAAAATACTTTAGTTTTATATGATCCAGAATTTCATGAAGGTGTCTTGGGGTTAGTTGCTAATAAGATTGTTGAAAAAACACATAAGCCGACAATTGTTTTAACTAAAAATGCTGCAGGTGAAATTAAAGGATCAGGTCGTTCATTTACTGGATTTAATTTATTTAATGCATTGAATCCTATTAAAGACCAATACTTAACAAAATTTGGTGGTCATGATTTTGCTTGTGGCTTGTCAATGGAAGAAGAAAAAATTGCTCCGTTACGAGATCAATTTGAAAATAATTTCCAAGTCGAGGGTGGTCTTGAAACTAAAGATTATGATATGGAACTACCTATGAAAGGATTAAGTCCGCAAACTTTAGCGCAAATCAACCAGGTAGGACCTTTTGGTACGGGTGATCCACAACCAATTTTTAGTATTTCTGATCCAACGATCACTCACTTTTTTAAAATGGGTAAAGATAAGAATCACGTTAAATTTACTGTTAACAAGCAAGGTGGAAATTTAGCGGTAGTTGGTTTTAATAAGGGCTTTTTGAATAATAATCTTTTACCATTTATTTCTAAAATTTTTGTGCAGTTATCATTAAACACTTACCGAAAGCAAATTTCTTTACAAGGAATTATGACTGGTCTCGCTTTTGCTTCCCCTAAATTAGCCGTCCCAATGCCGGTAATCGATTTACGTCAAGAAAAATATGTGATGGGTTTTGCTGATCGCTATCTATTATTTGATCAAAAAAATATTCCGATTGTGCGTAATAGACTGCAAATCGATGAAGATAAGATTAGTTTGGTTAAAGATTATGATCAAACAGGTGAAACGATCGCTTTACTTGATGTGCCACGTAATCAAGTTGAGTTGGATGAAGCTTTGGAAAAGAATTACCAACAGATCTATTTGCGTTTTTTGCTTGATCAATTACCAGTCGAGCAAATTCCAGCTAAAAGTTATTTTGGAAATGTTTTAAAGTATATTTATAGCCATCCAACATTAACCCCAGCAGATTATCGAACCGTAGCACCATATTTAGGTTTAGATTATGATAGTGTGCTTTTCATTCTGAGAGTATTTTTTGAACTTGGTTTTGTAAAACTAGACGAAGGCAAGCTAGTCGGTGCCCCAGCTCCTAAGAAGCAGCCATTAACGGCATCGAAATACTTGATGGCAACTTCTTCGCAAATTAAGTTTGTCAGTCAATTGCGGACGATGCCAAGTCAACGTTTAATTACATATATTAATAATTTGGCAAATAATTAG
- a CDS encoding adenine phosphoribosyltransferase — protein MVKYIASVQDFPNKGIVFRDITPILQDGELYHAATHELAEYAKSKKADVIVGPEARGFIVGCPVATELGLGFVPARKPHKLPREVERASYDLEYGSNSLEMHKDAIKPGQRVVLCDDLMATAGTLRASKELIENLGGKLVGAAFYIELPDLHGREKLPDVDIYSLVQYHGA, from the coding sequence CTGGTAAAATATATTGCAAGTGTTCAGGATTTTCCTAACAAGGGCATTGTTTTCCGTGACATCACACCGATTTTGCAAGATGGTGAATTGTATCATGCCGCTACTCATGAATTAGCAGAATATGCTAAGAGTAAGAAGGCAGATGTAATTGTTGGACCTGAAGCTCGTGGTTTTATTGTAGGTTGTCCTGTAGCTACTGAATTAGGCTTAGGTTTTGTACCTGCAAGAAAGCCACATAAGTTACCAAGAGAAGTTGAACGTGCTTCCTATGACTTGGAATATGGCTCAAATAGTTTGGAAATGCATAAAGATGCAATTAAGCCGGGTCAAAGGGTGGTTCTGTGTGATGACTTGATGGCTACTGCTGGTACCTTAAGAGCTTCTAAAGAATTAATCGAAAATCTTGGTGGTAAGCTTGTAGGTGCTGCGTTCTATATTGAATTACCAGATTTACATGGTAGAGAAAAGTTGCCAGATGTTGATATTTACAGTTTGGTTCAATATCATGGTGCTTAA